Proteins encoded in a region of the Triticum dicoccoides isolate Atlit2015 ecotype Zavitan chromosome 3A, WEW_v2.0, whole genome shotgun sequence genome:
- the LOC119267712 gene encoding E3 ubiquitin-protein ligase SINAT5-like: MDVDSVECLSLPDAAMDADDVGLALHPHGGLLAAAAASRPAAYPKAAAAAGGIVAPGSSVHELLECPVCTNSMYPPIHQCQNGHTLCSTCKARVHNRCPTCRQELGDIRCLALEKVAESLELPCKHYSLGCPEIFPYYSKIKHEAMCSFRPYSCPYAGSECSVTGDIPYLVNHLRDDHKVDMHSGCTFNHRYVKSNPREVENATWMLTVFHCFGQYFCLHFEAFQLGMAPVYMAFLRFMGDENEARNYSYSLEVGANGRKMVWEGTPRSVRDSHRKVRDSHDGLLIQRNMALFFSGGDRKELKLRITGRIWKETQTPDGACVPVLCS, from the exons ATGGACGTGGACAGCGTCGAGTGCCTCTCGCTGCCCGACGCCGCCATGGACGCGGACGACGTCGGCCTCGCCCTCCACCCGCACGGcgggctcctcgccgccgccgccgcctcccgcccggCCGCCTACcccaaggccgccgccgccgcggggggCATCGTCGCGCCGGGGAGCAGCGTGCACGAGCTGCTCGAGTGCCCCGTCTGCACCAACTCCATGTACCCGCCGATCCACCAG TGCCAAAATGGACATACTCTGTGTTCCACATGCAAAGCTAGGGTACACAATCGTTGCCCTACTTGCCGACAAGAGCTCGGTGATATCAGGTGTTTGGCACTGGAGAAAGTAGCCGAATCGCTTGAGCTTCCCTGTAAGCACTATTCCTTGGGTTGCCCAGAGATCTTCCCATACTACAGCAAGATAAAGCATGAAGCGATGTGCAGCTTTAGACCATACAGTTGCCCCTACGCTGGTTCTGAGTGTTCTGTGACTGGTGATATTCCTTACCTTGTTAACCATTTGAGGGATGACCACAAAGTTGATATGCACAGCGGTTGCACATTCAACCATAGATACGTCAAATCCAACCCAAGAGAAGTCGAAAATGCCACCTGGATGCTAACG GTGTTTCACTGTTTCGGGCAGTACTTCTGCCTGCACTTTGAGGCCTTCCAGCTTGGGATGGCACCAGTGTACATGGCCTTCCTGCGTTTCATGGGGGACGAGAATGAGGCGCGGAACTACAGTTACAGCCTTGAGGTCGGCGCCAATGGCAGGAAGATGGTATGGGAGGGCACCCCCAGGAGCGTCCGGGACAGCCACCGGAAGGTGCGTGACAGCCACGATGGTCTCCTAATCCAGAGGAACATGGCATTGTTCTTCTCGGGCGGCGACCGGAAGGAGCTGAAGCTAAGGATCACCGGCCGGATCTGGAAGGAGACGCAGACCCCGGATGGTGCCTGCGTACCAGTTCTCTGTAGCTAA